AATCAGagagtattattattattattatgattattatgaaGAATCAAGGGGGAAAAGTAAATGGAGTTTTTGAACTTTTACACCCAAGGCCCCAAGCCCCCCTGGAGAATCCTGTGGTCCATCTCAGCATCTGCAGAGATGTGTGAAAATCCCCAGTTCACTCAAACCCATATGGTGCCCTTTCAACAAATACTGGCAAAGAAGATTATGAACTAACAGTCAGTTGCTGGCCTTCATCTTCATCTTCCACTTCCTGTtcctcttcttcatcttcttcatcttcttcttcCTTGTTTGTAGTGTCAGGCCAGTACCAGCTCTCCCGGGGAACCGTAATGTCctgacacacaaaaacaaagttaCATAGCAATCATAGATTCCATTTATGGCTAGACAGGTTAAACTGTTGCTCAATTGTATTAGCATATTGAAGCATGATAATTAAATATACCGGCATGTGCTACTAAGTCAGTGGACTGAGATTTGACAATGGACCCCTGGGTTTGTGGGACATCTGTGCTGACCTTCTGGTTGTCCAGCTGCTCACAGACACGCTGGCTCTTCCGCAGGTCCCCCTCTGTCTGCCGCTGCTCCCTCTCTGACCTCATCCTGAATCTGAGGTGCATAGAGGGCACACAAACAGAGTAAGTCCCCGACATCTAAGCAGGAATGTTCTCAGTGCCACAACAAGTCGGAACTGACCCGACAAACTGATGGGCGAGACCAAGCCCTGCCCTGGCTCTGTTGAGACTATGTGGCCACTCACCTGAAGTCTTCCAGGGACTGTTTCTCTACCTGTTGCTTAATTCGCACTTTCTGCCGGTTTTGCTCCAGCTTCTCTTCTGCCTTCCTCTTCTGGACAGCCTCCATTCCAATCCCCCCCCTGTCTGATACATTTATAGTAATGCGTCACCTCAAGTACCTGCTTTGCATTTGGATGTCCAAGCTTAGCAGCTAGCCAGTCACAGTACAAAGTTACAGAGCTTTAACAATATACACTCTAAATGTGACACTGGCTGCAAACATTAAATTCATGTGCTAATGAGGAGGTAGAAAGCACACCTGTTTTGATGTTCAGTGGAATAGGTTCAACTCTTCCAGCCCCTGTAAAAAATGTCaaagttattttaattaaaaaaaggttAATCACACTGATACCTATGTACATGTAATTACGTAACCACACACTTTTTCTATTTACTATTAAGTCCCACAATCCTGACCAAAATAAGAGGTTAAAAGAGTAATTGATTTTGCTTGAGAACACACTAGTAGTGTCCCTGATCTGGCTAACATGGCTAGTTTCCTTGAATACACTTAAAGAGATGGTGGCTAACCTTCCTTCCCCAGGCCTTGCCCTGCTTTGTATCCCATTTTCTGTAGAAGCGCAAAGCCTTTGTTCTCATTGCTAATGGAGCTCTGCAGCTTGGCTTCCCGACTCTCTTGCTCCTGCTCCTTGTACGTCTTCTGGCGGTTCTTCAGATTCTTCTCCTTGTGTAGCTCTTCTTTTTTCATAGCTTCCTTTACACGTTTCAATATGGGCATGCCCGGCTTCACGTCTTGACTAAAGGAAGGGATGAAGTAGATGGACGAACATAGTTATCTCTgtcaaaaacagcaaaatacaGCCTAACCAAAAgaagaaaatttggtcttttaattaattatatcACCCACTGTCCTTAAAACTCTAAGTAATATTTCAGAAACTCTCACCAATACATAACAACTGCGACCATCCGAATACCAATGTCATAAccaatgtttatttatttaagatgTCACTTATAATCAACGTCATCTACACATAATTCCGAATCCTTACATCGTATTAAGAAATGCATCCGACATGTAATCATCATCATCTGCCATATTTTGGAGGGAGTCAAAATACTATAAAATGCGTAAAAGTAATATCCTGCTTCTTTGCGCGACTGCACAATCAACTTGCCGTATTCCGTACGCCTTTTAATTCCGGGTTACTAATAGAGCAAAGAACAATACGTTCCggagaaataaaacattttggaaTATTACGTGCAGAAAGacaatgtattattttacttaCACTAAACATAAATTAGTATTTTTGTTACATGTGACATTATTAATATTACGACCTCCTTTAAAAATACTCTAAAGCTACATTTTGTAGTATCACAGTCGATGTTTCCAGTCGGAATAATTTTCTTGTCCCGAGCTAGCTACCGTGAAcgtatcattattattggcgAAAAACAGGTAGGGGGAAATGTACCTTTGATATTTTATTAGTACGATTCTTATTGAACTGTCACGAAATGCTGTCATGGAGatgaaatgattttttaaaatccctAAAGAACCCGAACGTCATTTAAATAGAAGCAGCGACATAGAAACATGTTAGACCGATTCGTGTCCTCTAGCTACAATGAATCATAGTTAGTAGTTTGCCTAGAAGCTTAACATTCACTTGTATGTCTGGAAGTTGAATTGTCTCGTTTCAGTTGGGTCATTTTCGGGCTGTTCCTCTTATTCGGGTTTGGTTTCAGGAGCTGGGGGTGGCTGGCTGGTCGTGACTAGCTTAGCCGGCCGGTCAGATTGGTCTGCCCCTGTTTCATCTAAGTATTTTCCGGCTGGTGTTACGATTTTATGCCACACTGAGGTGATTCAGACAATTTATTAGATACGTAAAATTAACGTACTGGGACGTGTTTCTGTCTGAcaaacaggtgttatgccgaaaaaggcatccctgccgtagaatgcatgcctgtctctaaatgaccgattggtcgctgatctgaaacgagttgagctactttgtcgagtaaggctaccgtagtgctaatcaatagcccccaaaaacccgtaaaactctaaccctaactccccaaaaacctctaaaaccctaacccccaaaacccccctaaaaccctaaccctaaccctcaaaacaccccaaaaaccctaacccttacccctaaaaaacccctgaccccccaaaaacccttaaaagctcaactcgtcggaacaccggcatgcattctaaggcagggatgcctttttcggcataacaccagTATTACTGGTGCCTTTGTGTGAAATCTGCCCGAGGCTCACATAGTGCACTACCTGggtgaaataaaaacatatagAATTGTCCGAGAAAGATGGCAATATTGTGTAATTTTACggtgaattattttaataactTCGCGATAATATATCGTTTCAAATGTAATAAACTTCTAAGGCGCTCGCTTCTCACTTCGACCTGTCTGTTAACAATGATTACAGCCTGCCTGCGGTAATATGTATTATTGAGTATGAACAATTTCCGAATTAGTCTTGAATTTAAGTCTGATTTTATGATGTTGGTATTGAATTTCATACATTTATTCTGATTTCACCCACCCATTACCATAACTGTTGGTTTTTGTGTTCTTATTTATTGATTAGGATTTTCATATGTTATTGGGGGTAATTTATAGGTTTCTATAAAAAGTTGCTGTGAAATTGTATTTCATATTCGATTTAAAAACCATTTAGTTCTATTCAGACTATTCCTACAATTTAATGATTAATGAATTtgatttgtaaaataaacataattttatATCATGAAATAGGTCTTTTGATTTTacagttttacagtttttacagtAATTTGAAGTGTCACAGTAGCCAGTGGGACAAGAAGCACTATTGAAATTTGAGGAGAGGCACTACCATAGGTTAATTTGGTGCTGTTTGTGTATAGGAAGGAACTTTCATGATAGTGTCCAAAGTAGCTTCTGTTTGTACATTATAGCCCAAAGTGTTCTTATTGGGAGTTGTTTTTTATCCTTGACATCTCATTGGGTGTCCTGTCTGCTTGTTACAGTTGTGGCCATCTCATTGGGTTTCTAAGCAAGAAAGCCCATAATGGAGCTGGCTCACAGTCTGCTGCTCAATGAAGATGCCTTGGCACAGATCACCGAGGCCAAGAAGCCTGTGTTCATCTTCGAATGGCTCCGTTTCCTGGACAAAGTACTTGTGGCCGCAAACAAGGTACGCTTGCCATACACTAAGAGGCCTGGAGAGGTGATTTTCTGAAGCCCCGGGTTCCTGTCTCCCAGGGCTGTGCATGCACGTAACCTCTGTTTTTTGTGCGTGTGCGcacatgtgtctgtgtatacGTACATGAATGTATACCCACATGCAGGTGGATGTGAAGGAGAAGCAGAAGAAGCTTGTGGAGCAGCTGACGGGTCTAATCAGTAGCGCCCCTGGTCCCCCAACCCGCAAACTGCTGGCCAAGAATCTGGCCACCCTGTATAGCATCGGCGATACTTTCACCGTCTTTCAGACCCTCGACAAATGCAATGACATCATCAAGAGCAAGGATGACACACCCGCCTACCTTCCCACCAAACTGTGAGTGGGCCGGGTCAtgcagggggggttggggtggtaGGCGGTCTAGTGCAGTGTTGCTTGGTTATAGTAACAACCACATTCAGCCTAATCATTAGGGCTGGGTTTAAAAAATCGATTTTCTCGTTGAAATCTGTCTTCATTTCACCATATCGATTCATAAAATCCCAAGATCGATTTTTAATATATGCCTTGTACAGTCTATGGCCTTTTCCTGTGGATGGGTTAAGCTTTAATTTCATTATTGTTGCGTGGCCAGCCTTCTGCAATGAGATCTGGTGGAGAAAAACAGATAAACACAGAATGTACCGTCGGGCCTAAAGGCAGATGTCTGGATGTATGTAGGATTTCAGAAGCGTGATGACAGTGACAAGCTGGGCAAATGCAAAGTTGTACGTAAGATATGGTAAAATGGAGGTGAAATACTGCGGAAATACCACAAATATCTGGAACCGTTTAACGAGACATCATCTATAGGAGCAAACGTCCAGTCTGAAACTTATTAGTCATGTTAAATAAAGAGTTAATTAATGCAGCTGCTTTGGGGTCAAATCTTAATGCAGAGagtaatattttttaataatgcaCCAGACTAGAAGGTTCCTTGTACAATTTACAGCATTAGTACTCAGAGAATCTCTTAGCTGTCTGACCAAAATTGGTGTTGTAACTGAAGTATCCCTAATAGAATCAATATTGAATCAAATCTAATTGGAAATCAAATCGATTCGGGACTTTGTGAATCGTAGTTGAATTGAATTGGGAAATCGGTGGCGATACCCAGCACTACTAGTGATACCCTGGATGCACTAATACATGTCAGTTCAAGGTTCTTGCTAGCATGGCCTTTGATGCAGCTCTGTTGTTAGCCATACAAGCCACACTGCTCCATACTGGGCTGACAGGACCTTACAGGTTACTGTTTACCTGTCATCCTCATGGCAGTGAGTCCACATTGTTTCTTGGCACCGTTAGCTAGCAGCAATTGGCCCTCACCCATGTCTCCATCTCCGCAGTGCTGCCGTGGCTTGTGTGGGCGCCTTCTATGAGAAGATGGGCCGGATACTGGGCAGCTCCTTCCCCGACACCATCAACAACCTCCTGAAGGCTCTGAAGAGCGCTGAGGTACGAGCGCGGTTCGTGTTACGCTTGAGGCCGTCATGCGTGACAGGAGGAGGCGGTGGCTCCCGTCATGGATGCTGATTGACGGCTCTTTTGCTCCTCCCCCTTTCCTTTCGACTTTGCGGTGTCAGTCACAGGGGCGTGGGGAGATCCTGCTCAGCCTTCAGAAGGTGCTGAATGGATTGGGTGGGGCCGCTGCCTCTTGCCACCGGGACATCTATAAGAACGCCCGCTCCTTGCTGAATGACAGGTCCATGGCTGTCCGCTGTGCGGCTGCCAAGGTGAGTCTGTTAAAATCCATGCCTCTTTTTAGGTGCCACAAACGCTCATAGTCTCCTACTTTAAATTGGATTGTTCATCCACAGTAAACCAGTAACCCTGGCATAACTGGCTGATTAAGTCTTTCTCCTCCCCCATGTCAGTGCCTGCTGGAGCTGCAGAATGAGGCCGTGTTCATGTGGACCACAGAGCTGGAGAACGTGGCCACGCTGTGCTTCAAGGCCCTGGAGGGCTCCAACTATGGGGTTCGAGTGGCTGTGTCGAAGTTGCTCGGCACTGTGATGGCCACCGCCCTGATGCCCAAGCAGGCCGCAAGTGAGTTGGAGTCTCTGCTCTGCCAATCATTCACTCTTCAGAGTAGAGGCAGTCTGCCATTGGTTGGTTGCAGTGAGTGACTGGTTGCCACTCCAGTAGTATCAGTGTATGGTGTGACTTCCTGAGGCGGGGCGCAAGCTCGAGCCATTCAGAAACCAAGGGGCAGCAGAGGCGTGGCTGATATCTGTTTGCTCCGATGCAGTCATGCGGCAGAACGTGAAGAGGGCCACCCTGGAGGAGGTGCTGGAGCTCATGAGCACCGGGTTTCTCCGGGGAGGCTCCAGCTTCCTGAAGAGCGGCGGGGAGATGCTGAAGGGCGGCGGCTCTGTCAGCAGGGAGGTGCGGGTGGGGGTCACGCAGGTTCGTGGAGCCGCCGACGATCCTAATGATGTAACCGTATATAAATAGTGTTTCAGTTTGTGGAATTTAACATAGATACTGGGTTACTTCGCTTACAAGGTTATAATTAATCTTAAAACAAGCCTTGATTCTGTGGGTTCTGTATATGCCAAGGAGGTTTGCTATTAGCTTGGTGCTAGATTTAAGTCATTTTTTTCATGTGTTTTTGCCTCAGACAAAGTTATTGAATTCAGAGGATGCAATTGCAATGAAATGACCATTAATTAGTCATTAATTAGACCATTAATTAGACTGTGAGCAGCAGATGCTGATGTGGTCAGCATTTGCGATCAGAAGTGTTGACTTTGAGCAAGGGGAGGGAAGTCTGTTATATATTTCCCATGTTTCCTTTTATGAACTTAATAAATACACAGTGTGCTGAACAAATTGTTTTTGTGTGCATAAATCTTTTTTGTACCTGCCTATCCTTGACCCCCCCCAGGCCTACGTTGTGTTTGTGACCACGCTGGGCGGCCAGTGGCTGGAGCGTAACTTCGCAGCCTTCCTGTCGCACGTCTTGGAGCTGGCGTCCCACCCGCGCGCCACGCAGACGCATGTGGATGCGGTGTACTCGCGCCGCTGCGTCTCCTTCGTGCTGCGCGCCTCGCTGGGCGGCCTGCTGGGCGAAAAGGCACAGATCGCTGCGGGCCGTGAGATCTGCCAGGCCATCGCCAAGCAGACGAGGGCAGTGGGTAAGGAGGTGCTCGATGGGGGGGAGCTGTCCGTGTTCAGAGTGTTGCAGAGTAAGTACTAGCTTTTGccattgttgttttgtttttttgtttgctttgttttgCTTGATTTGTTTCGTTTGCATACTTTTGTTTGCTTGCTTCTACTTTGTTTGATCACAAATTTGTCTTgcttatttaaatgttttaaaaaaatttccACATTGCTGTGCTACTGGCTGATTTTGGATTGTTCATCTTCAGTGGTGCTGATGGACTGGTTCATGTGGCTGATAATTCAGTCACATCTAAGCAAATTAAATGCAAAGTACATGGACAAGGCACCTATTTTGTGGTACTGAATCCAGACTGGTACCACTGAataagggtgtgtgtgtgtgtgtgtgttctgatcaatttctcaaaattagcCTCATGATGGATGATGATCATGATGATAAGGCCGCATAACTTTGGACACAACattctgctgctgtttttgtactgcagacAAATGCTTTTGGCATGTTTATTACCCACAGAtccaatataaaatataaagtttttttgttttaagtttAATGCTACTGAATAGTAAATATTAATACTAAATATACTAACCTTAACATCAACATTAGGTCTAGTAAAGCAAGTATTCactatttttcttttcattaacTGTTTAGCAccaaattcatttatttatcatttttgaCTAAGGCATGTacctgtttttctgtttttataatCAAGCATGccttattagtttttttttttccaaatctgACTTTCTAAAAAATTTTTCCCCACATCCAGTTATCAGGCAAACTTTTTGTTCATCTTCAATGCTCTTACCCAGTGATTTGCTTTGAACTGCGGTGCAGTGAATTCTGGCAACTCATCGGgcttccgggggggggggggggggggtggcggaaGAGTACAGTCACTTCCTGTTAGCTGCTCATTTATGTACATGGGCCTCGCTGCTCACCCGTGTGTAGAACGAGGTGTCAGTGGCAACTGCCATATCTTAATCCGGTCATAGTGAGCGTAGATGGGGGTACGTTTACCCGGTCATGGTATGGCCGTCATCAGGAAGTCATCCTCCTCCCCCTATGCCGCTGAGATAGTTTAAGAACCGTTTTCCAAGCCCTCTGCGCAAGCCAGTGTGCAGATTCAGCAAACTGGAATGCGTGTCAGGCCACTGCCTGCGCTGTACCCCTCTTCCTCACTGGTCTCAGTACCgtggggctttttttttttactggtttAACTACATGTGAAAAACGATGTTTAAAAACTCCTGCAGTCATAATTGGGATTATAGAGTAGAGAAATGTGACGCTGTGTTGAAAGGCTCCAGAAAATCTGCAGCCTGCGATGTTCTCCTGTATCCAGGGTCGTATCTAGGGGTggagccacaggggcactggccccagctgaaagctgattgggcCTTAGTGTCCCTTCCCCTCTCAGTCACTGACTAAAAACATCATTATCTAATGATAAGTTTGGCCCCTCTAATGTGCCTCACCTTAAAAACGAATCCTATAATTCGCcctatttttatatagcgcctttcacaacacagCTGCCCCAAGGCACTTGACGAGAGTGTGTGGCAATCCATTGTTAGTTCATCTGTTACTGAATGGTTCATGATACAGGGAGAAAGGGAAGAGGGAAAGAATCCCAGAAGACAACGGAGGAGAAGAACCAAAAGCTCTCTAGTAAGGAGAAAAACCCCCTCTGGCTCTCCAAGGTGGGCTGGTTGCTCTCTGGAAATGCTAGCAGTATAGAAACCAAAGAGGATGATCATGCTTCCATAGAAGCAAGGTGCAAACTGTGGTCGGGATCAAAGTCCATCAGTGAGCCAGTTCTCCACTGAGTTTTAAGGTGTGGGTGAGCAAGACTAAAGTAATAGATCTTCGGCTGAGATGTAAAAACTGAGATTCAGTGTCCTGTACATGAACTGGCAGGCTGTCCCATAATCTACCTAAAGGCTTCAGCACCaagttatttttttcatatgtGAGATAACAAGGAAACCTATGTTCTGTGATCTGAGCGTAAAATGCAGCTTTAAACATCTATCAGTTGTGTTACACTGGCAGGTGCTTTACCTTTGAGTGCCTTGTATGCAAGTAAAAGAACTTAATCCAGTAGCTTATAGGTAGGCAGTGATATCAGTGCATGTATCTGCAGTGTGTGGTGGGTGCTGCTTGAGTGGAGATAAACCAGTTTAAATCTGGCGTAAAATAATCACCGTCAGCTCGGGTGGAAGTCTGACATAGCTGAACCTAGACTGGTTAGTGACAGCAGGCTGGGTTAATGGATGACGGACACTCAAGGCTGCCCTGTTCCTTCTCTCCCGTGTCGCCCCCTACAGAGGCTGTAGTGAACGACAGCAGCGGGGAGAGCCGGACGGGCTCTGCAGACGTGTCGGCCAGCCAGCACGTGATGGTGTGCGCCCTGAAGGAGCTGGGCAGCCTGGTGCAGAGCCTGAGCGCCACCGCCTCCCCGCTCATCCAGGAGCCGTCCATCGGTAGGCTCACGGACACGCccacctgggggggggtggggccagTTTTAACCCCGCCCACTCTGAAAACGAAGGGGGGTGTATTCATTCTTTTGCTGTATTTATCGGTGAATCTATGCTCAAGATCCAACCATTTCTTTATTGTTGGCCAAAGACCCTTATTAACCTTTGACCTTCTAGAGAGGATGCATTTGTGATGGGCTGATATTCAGGGGTTCATTAGCTATTATTGAGGCACCCAGTGAGATTTTGCAGTTGCTCCCTCCCGTGACGTCGTCCCCTCGGGTCATTTCACCCGGGCAGGCCTCCTGGAGACAGTGACGTCAGTGCTGCTCCACCCCAGCATGGCGGCCCGCCTGGCCGCGGCCTGGTGCCTGCGCTGCGTTGCCGTGGCACTGCCGTACCAGCTGACGCCGCTGCTGGAGCGCTGTGCCGAGcgcatcaacagcctgaagacGTCGCCGGAGGCCGTGAGCGGCTACAGCTTCGCCATGGCCGCCCTGCTGGGGGGCGTGCACCAGTGTCCCCTGGGCATCCCCCATGCCAAGGGCAAGGTGGGCAGCGCACTGCCGGGCTCTGACAGCTGGCCCTGTCAGCATTGCTGATAACAATCACTGGTGACCATCAGCATCACTGGCACCTGTTACTGACAACTGTAATTAACAAGTCTTCAATGACCATTACTTAACCCTGTCTCTGACTCAGCCAGTACTAATTACCAACTCAGCCAGTACTAATTACCAACTCAGCCAGTACTAATTCCTAATTTCCTCTTAAAAGTCTCTTCTTCCTTGAGCCGAGCTGTTGGCTGATTCAGATTCCCCCCCCAGATGGTGGTGAGCATCGCGGAGGACCTGCTGCGCACGGCGGCCCAGAACAGCCGACTCTCGCTGCAGCGCACGCAAGCCGGCTGGCTGCTCCTGGGGGCCCTCATGACGCTCGGTGAGCCTCCTGTTCAAGGGTACAAGAGCAATTCCCTTCCTGGGATTTGCAGCCCTGTACCTTCTTCCTCTACTTCCTGAAGTTACATGTAGTCCTACCCATTTAGATAGCTGGATATTCTGGATGTTTCAACATAATAGGTGATGAATCCACCTCCATGTTTGCCATTTCTGTCATCTAAAAGTACTTGCAGAGCAGCTACTCAGATTTTCTTGGAGCTCAGGAGTACAGCGTCTCTCACTGAGATCTGTGTCTCTCTATCTGTGTCTCCCTGCCTGTGTCTCCCTGCCTGTGTCTCTCTATCTGTGTCTCCCTGCCTGTGTCTCTCTATCTGTGTCTCCCTGCCTGTGTCTCTCTATCTGTGTCTCCCTGCCTGTATCTCCCTGCCTGTGTCTCTCTATCTGTGTCTCCCTGCCTGTGTCTCTCCATCTGTGTCTCCCTGCCTGTGTCTCTCCATCTGTGTCTCCCTGCCTGTGTCTCCCTGCCTGTGTCTCTCTATCTGTGTCTCCCTGCCTATGTCTCCCTGCCTGTGTCTCTCTATCTGTGTCTCCCTGCCTGTGTCTCCctgcctgtgtctctctgcctgtgtctctctgcctgtgtctccctgcctgtgtctctctgcctgtgtctCTCTATCTGTGTCTCCCTGCCTGTGCCTCAGGCCCCTCCGTGGTCCGGTACCACCTGCCCAAGATGCTGCTCCTCTGGAGGAACGTCTTCCCACGCTCGCAGAAGGAGCTCGAGGCGGAGAAGGCCCGGGGCGACCCCTTCACTTGGCAGGTGACCCTGGAGGGTCGTGCGGGAGCACTCTGCGGTGAGCTGTCGGTCCGACTCCTGACCAGTCTGCAGTACGGTGTTCAGATCCGATTTCGGTCCCGTAGAGCCGCAGGGAATCTGTACTTTGGCTCTGAATTGTCAATTGATCTTTAAATTAGacatgaaataaatgtaattcaGTTATTTTCTGAAATATGAAACACCGTGGGCAGCTACAATTAATTTTTGATGCTGTCACAAAAATTTTGAACTAAATTGGCTGGGAGCACAAcgatgacctttgacctctccCTCCCTAACCAACCAGCTATGCGCAGTTTTGTGGCTCACTGCCCCGAGCTCCTGACAGAGGACGTGATTCGCAGGCTGATGATGCCCATCGAGTGTGCTATGACCATGATGTCACAGTGAGTATGTgcgctctgggggggggggggggtcatgtgacTTGATGGAGCCAATAGGAAAAACCTTAAGCATTTAGTCCATGAAGCGGTTCTGTAATCCCTTTCCTGGTGGGGTGTCCTTACCCCTGGCTCTCTTCTGGTTTCCAGTGTCCCGTCGGTAATCAAGGTGCATGGAGCTCATTTGAAGGCCAGTGCCGCCATGGTGAGGCTGAGGCTCTATGACATCTTGGCCCTTCTGCCCCCCAAGACTTATGAAGGTAGGAGACATTTTACCcccggggcatgctgggaaggccTCTTCCGGGTCACATGACAGTGGATGTTTAtcctccctccccccaacaTGTAGGCAACTTCAACGCCCTGCTGAGGGAGCTGGTGGCTGAGTTCACCCTGACGGACAACTCGGCCAACACCACCACCTCCCTGCTGCGCTCCCTCTGTCACTATGACGACAGTGTGCTGATGGGCTCCTGGCTGCAGGAGACTGACCATAAGTCCATCGAGGACCAGGTGACTTGGGGAGGGGTGTGGCCATGGCAAATGGGCGGGGTTAGACGGTAGAGGCGTGCATTTTGGGTCTGTTACTGAGGATTATAATGGCTGACTTGCTCTTTTATGCTTATGTCCCCTTCAGCTGCAGCCCAACAGCGCGTC
The nucleotide sequence above comes from Paramormyrops kingsleyae isolate MSU_618 chromosome 3, PKINGS_0.4, whole genome shotgun sequence. Encoded proteins:
- the gpatch11 gene encoding G patch domain-containing protein 11, with protein sequence MADDDDYMSDAFLNTIQDVKPGMPILKRVKEAMKKEELHKEKNLKNRQKTYKEQEQESREAKLQSSISNENKGFALLQKMGYKAGQGLGKEGAGRVEPIPLNIKTDRGGIGMEAVQKRKAEEKLEQNRQKVRIKQQVEKQSLEDFRFRMRSEREQRQTEGDLRKSQRVCEQLDNQKDITVPRESWYWPDTTNKEEEDEEDEEEEQEVEDEDEGQQLTPLDKLQILTSYLRGVHLYCIWCGTAYSDEDDLNANCPGDTAADHD